The following are encoded together in the Aerococcus mictus genome:
- a CDS encoding YozE family protein, whose product MKPFYQYIQKHRNSSGTSQDPKSQLAELIYLDGDFPKTATDFASISDYIELNSRYSQWVSQFDELWQAYLNND is encoded by the coding sequence GTGAAGCCATTTTATCAATATATTCAAAAACACCGCAATAGTAGTGGGACAAGTCAAGATCCCAAGAGCCAATTGGCTGAATTAATCTATCTTGATGGAGATTTCCCCAAAACTGCTACTGATTTTGCTAGTATTAGTGATTATATTGAGTTAAATAGTCGCTACTCTCAGTGGGTTTCTCAATTTGATGAATTGTGGCAAGCTTATCTCAACAATGACTAA
- a CDS encoding YpmS family protein — protein MENKKKQRNPWKIAFLSLLTFLAILFASVYFYIYQNSQANTYQDQVQVNQPKSSDQAMVPVKLAMTVDHLVHLLNQEDLPFLLENNQDAIVIKGKIQLLNQFLAYTLTTRPEIHSSGNLSLKVVNFSILSLDLPLNLFLPILSKIIPSDLPLAIDTASESIIISLKELLAKEGIAFEVETIDLTNDQIVLQLAIPEQKISQILDQLGEKD, from the coding sequence GTGGAGAATAAAAAGAAGCAAAGAAATCCATGGAAAATTGCATTTCTAAGCTTGCTTACCTTTTTGGCGATTTTATTTGCTTCTGTATATTTTTATATCTATCAAAATAGTCAAGCAAATACCTACCAAGACCAAGTCCAAGTAAATCAGCCCAAGAGTTCTGACCAGGCAATGGTTCCAGTTAAACTAGCGATGACTGTTGACCACTTGGTTCATCTTCTCAACCAAGAAGACCTGCCTTTTCTTTTGGAAAATAATCAGGACGCAATCGTTATTAAAGGAAAAATTCAGCTTTTAAACCAATTCCTTGCTTACACCTTAACTACTCGCCCTGAGATCCATTCCAGTGGCAATCTTAGTTTGAAAGTAGTTAATTTTTCAATACTATCCTTAGATCTTCCTTTAAATCTCTTTTTACCCATTCTTTCCAAGATTATTCCTAGTGACCTGCCTTTAGCGATTGATACTGCATCAGAATCGATCATTATTTCTTTAAAAGAATTACTAGCTAAGGAAGGCATTGCCTTTGAAGTTGAAACAATCGATTTGACTAATGATCAAATTGTTTTACAATTAGCAATTCCTGAGCAGAAAATTAGCCAAATCTTAGACCAGTTGGGAGAGAAAGATTAA
- a CDS encoding thymidylate synthase, translated as MKQYLDLLQTILEKGHDKSDRTGVGTRSIFGYQMRFDLREGFPILTTKKVAFGLIKSELLWFLRGDTNIRYLLENNNHIWDEWAFENWINSEDYQGPDMTNFGLRAEKDSEFKAEYLNVKADFCQKILNDEDFAKEYGELGNVYGKQWRDWETRDGGSIDQIANILEQLKNTPDSRRIILSAWNPEDIPNMALPPCHTLSQFYVNDGKLSCQLYQRSGDVFLGVPFNIASYALLTHLIAREVGLEVGDFVHTFGDVHIYNNHFDQVKEQLSRQPGQLPQLEIKSDKSMFDLEKDDIVLNNYHPQAPIKAPVAV; from the coding sequence GTGAAGCAATATTTAGACTTGTTACAGACCATTTTAGAAAAGGGCCATGACAAGTCCGACCGTACTGGTGTTGGCACGCGTTCAATTTTTGGTTATCAGATGCGTTTTGATTTAAGAGAAGGTTTTCCGATTTTGACGACTAAGAAGGTGGCCTTTGGACTGATAAAGAGTGAACTTCTATGGTTTTTAAGAGGAGATACCAATATTCGTTATTTATTAGAAAATAATAACCATATTTGGGATGAGTGGGCCTTTGAAAACTGGATAAACAGTGAGGACTATCAGGGCCCAGATATGACCAATTTTGGTTTGCGGGCAGAAAAGGATTCAGAATTTAAAGCCGAATATTTAAACGTTAAAGCAGACTTTTGTCAAAAGATTCTTAATGATGAAGACTTTGCTAAAGAATATGGTGAATTAGGTAATGTCTATGGCAAACAATGGCGGGATTGGGAAACTCGTGATGGAGGTTCTATCGATCAAATTGCTAATATTCTAGAGCAGCTTAAAAATACCCCTGATTCTCGCCGGATTATCTTATCTGCCTGGAATCCAGAAGATATTCCTAATATGGCCCTGCCTCCCTGCCATACCTTAAGTCAATTTTACGTTAATGACGGCAAGCTTTCCTGCCAACTCTACCAAAGAAGTGGCGATGTCTTTTTAGGGGTTCCTTTTAACATTGCTTCCTATGCTTTATTAACTCATTTAATTGCCCGTGAAGTTGGCTTGGAAGTCGGAGACTTTGTTCATACTTTTGGTGATGTTCATATCTATAATAATCATTTCGACCAGGTAAAAGAACAATTAAGTCGTCAACCAGGTCAATTACCTCAGCTTGAAATAAAAAGTGATAAATCCATGTTTGACCTTGAAAAGGATGATATCGTATTGAATAATTATCACCCTCAGGCTCCGATAAAGGCTCCAGTGGCTGTATAG
- a CDS encoding dihydrofolate reductase: MLIAIWAHAANGIIGKNNQLPWHISEDMKFFKQETLHKTVVMGRKTFESMGNRPLKERKNYILTRKKSLPGVNANNEDQVQIINQKDEIIELAKDEDVMVIGGAEIYRLFWPYLDELRITNIAENVEGDTSFNPDLSQFRRYAVVDQDLNSESNYHYQFEFWERKK, translated from the coding sequence ATGTTAATAGCTATATGGGCCCATGCGGCTAATGGTATTATAGGAAAAAATAACCAACTTCCTTGGCATATTAGCGAAGATATGAAATTTTTTAAGCAAGAAACCCTGCATAAGACTGTAGTTATGGGCCGAAAAACCTTCGAGTCGATGGGAAACCGCCCATTAAAAGAACGTAAAAATTACATTCTGACCCGTAAGAAAAGCTTGCCGGGGGTTAACGCTAATAATGAGGATCAGGTTCAAATCATTAATCAGAAGGATGAGATTATCGAGCTAGCTAAAGACGAAGATGTTATGGTTATCGGAGGCGCAGAAATCTACCGCTTGTTCTGGCCTTATTTGGACGAGCTTCGGATTACTAATATCGCTGAAAATGTTGAGGGGGATACTAGCTTTAATCCTGATCTGAGTCAATTTAGGCGCTATGCGGTTGTTGACCAAGATCTTAATAGCGAATCGAATTATCATTACCAGTTCGAATTCTGGGAAAGAAAGAAATGA